The Saccharopolyspora gloriosae genome has a segment encoding these proteins:
- a CDS encoding glycosyltransferase — MRVCLVSHRLGGFDGVSIEAAKWIAGLRSLGHQVTRAAGHFADHEPGDVEVTGMWADRPGGDPPPVAHETIRRLCADHELLVLDNAGSLWSAPDASAAWQRHALDADVPVILRHHDPAWQGTALRAVNGDTVPLHHPAHLHVLINERTAREFAVRWPELDRTGALHVVHNRVDVDGLARGHRERTRARLGVGPDELLVVHPARVEGPNKNVPGAVRLANALDQEWDRPVRYWLTDDTPAPPGPLADALAAAPGPLRGHVAEQADMYAASDLVVLPSTWEGWGLPVAEAAAARRLVVAGPYPVLDELRALGLRVPGPDDVPDIAGLLRDPDSSAALLAANHAAVRSHLDAADLPKILTALIHSAIKR, encoded by the coding sequence ATGCGGGTGTGCCTGGTCTCGCACCGGTTGGGCGGGTTCGACGGGGTGAGCATCGAGGCCGCCAAGTGGATCGCCGGCCTCCGCTCCCTGGGACATCAGGTCACCCGAGCCGCTGGGCACTTCGCCGACCACGAACCGGGTGACGTCGAGGTCACCGGCATGTGGGCCGACCGTCCCGGCGGCGACCCGCCGCCCGTCGCGCACGAGACGATCCGGCGGCTCTGCGCCGATCACGAGCTGCTGGTGCTGGACAACGCCGGTTCGCTGTGGAGCGCGCCGGATGCCTCCGCCGCCTGGCAGCGACACGCGCTCGACGCCGATGTCCCGGTGATCCTGCGCCACCACGATCCGGCTTGGCAGGGCACTGCGCTGCGCGCCGTCAACGGCGACACCGTGCCGTTGCACCACCCGGCTCACCTGCACGTCCTGATCAACGAGCGGACCGCTCGCGAATTCGCCGTCCGCTGGCCCGAACTGGACCGGACCGGGGCGCTGCACGTGGTGCACAACCGCGTCGACGTCGACGGGCTCGCCCGCGGCCACCGCGAGCGGACCCGTGCGCGGCTCGGGGTCGGACCGGACGAGCTGCTCGTCGTGCACCCGGCTCGTGTCGAAGGGCCGAACAAGAACGTTCCCGGCGCCGTCCGGCTCGCGAACGCCCTCGATCAGGAGTGGGACCGTCCGGTGCGCTACTGGCTCACCGACGACACCCCGGCACCCCCCGGGCCGCTCGCCGACGCGCTCGCAGCCGCGCCCGGCCCGCTGCGCGGGCACGTCGCCGAGCAGGCGGACATGTACGCGGCGTCCGACCTGGTGGTGCTGCCCTCGACGTGGGAAGGCTGGGGGTTGCCGGTGGCCGAGGCCGCGGCCGCTCGACGGCTGGTCGTCGCGGGTCCCTACCCCGTGCTCGACGAGCTGCGCGCCCTCGGCCTGCGCGTCCCCGGCCCCGACGACGTGCCGGACATCGCCGGGCTGCTGCGCGACCCCGATTCTTCGGCGGCTCTGCTCGCGGCCAACCACGCCGCTGTGCGCAGCCACCTCGACGCAGCCGACCTCCCCAAGATCCTCACCGCCCTCATCCACTCCGCGATCAAGAGGTGA
- a CDS encoding polysaccharide pyruvyl transferase family protein — protein sequence MPEIFVVHRRDPDNIGDMACPPSNHLDHFPWLSDATTIDIEHDIPRYADRLRHAHVIYGGGGLIGTGFFDRQLDRLLGLRPPKLVVWGAGHNNNEQHDITEPGYLDRFDLVGLRDRPRPGGYEWVPCVSALLPKLADPGEPRHEIVAYRHRDRKLPFPDDIDGLPLLTNQHHDLAETLDFLASGETVLTNSYHGAYWATLMRRRVVVVNPFASKFFGFHHRVPVVPGDSWREALADTRTYPDALRECRDKVLDFGERVRELFGR from the coding sequence ATGCCTGAGATCTTCGTGGTGCACCGGCGCGACCCGGACAACATCGGCGACATGGCCTGCCCGCCGTCGAACCACCTCGACCACTTCCCGTGGCTGTCCGACGCCACCACGATCGACATCGAGCACGACATCCCCCGCTACGCGGACCGGCTGCGGCACGCGCACGTCATCTACGGCGGCGGCGGACTCATCGGCACCGGCTTCTTCGACCGCCAGCTCGACCGGTTGCTGGGTCTGCGGCCGCCGAAACTGGTCGTCTGGGGAGCCGGGCACAACAACAACGAACAGCACGACATCACCGAACCCGGCTACCTCGACCGGTTCGACCTGGTCGGACTCCGCGACCGGCCGCGCCCCGGCGGCTACGAGTGGGTGCCGTGCGTGAGCGCGCTGCTGCCGAAGCTCGCCGATCCCGGCGAACCCCGCCACGAGATCGTCGCCTACCGGCACCGCGACCGAAAACTCCCGTTCCCCGACGACATCGACGGGCTGCCGCTGCTCACCAACCAGCACCACGACCTGGCCGAGACGCTGGACTTCCTCGCCTCCGGCGAGACGGTCCTGACGAACTCGTACCACGGTGCCTACTGGGCGACCCTGATGCGCCGCCGAGTCGTCGTGGTGAATCCGTTCGCCTCGAAGTTCTTCGGCTTCCACCACCGAGTTCCCGTCGTGCCAGGGGATTCGTGGCGCGAAGCGCTCGCCGACACCCGGACCTACCCCGACGCGCTGCGGGAATGCCGGGACAAAGTGCTCGACTTCGGCGAGCGGGTGCGGGAGCTGTTCGGCCGCTGA
- a CDS encoding AAA family ATPase, whose product MTDRNAGTSAAGTGTRALFAERFALLYVTAGDPPLKRVADAVERVRRLDERGRPIRSTAQRISDWRRGRNVPARFAALSVVLEILIGEARKNQPQPPVDGLYDLAVWRARWEEALTSPLATPEAPVGTGARGTNGTQPEQSAAAEEGLCPYRGLAAFNEGDSGWFFGRERATTTLVERLATAADDGGITMLVGASGAGKSSLLGAGLLPALTGGALAEQGSSSWPVRTMTPGEDPLKSLTELIPELNEVLAAAERDEADGGAASTGEENSDEDFRFAESVRDAVAGHVRDVVGDEARLVLVVDQFEETFTVCRDENRRALFVRVLQACCTTGFAGGTSPGLVVLGLRADFYARCLDFPELADALQHRQMVLGAMTVAELRKAITGPAKATGLQIEPGLVDVLLRDLGVSVGRAYGKPAQRAYDAGALPLLSHALLVTWQRRQSGKLTIAGYRAAGGIQGAVAATAERAWAELAEDGQAAARQVLLRLVHVGEDTQDTRRRATYAEIVEHAEHREAARRALNVLTTARLVTLDSDSAEISHEALLYAWPRLRGWIDQDRAGNLARQRLERDAEAWRQENRDVSLLYRGARLENAGHWAEQVDPAELSAVSHDFLAASLRHRRRVGWFQRGTAAAVCVFAAVAAVAAVLAVRARDDAEFRQVLAQADRLQEVDPSAAAKLNLVATRLRPDDPAVDSRVLSTQNSALGTPMFGHTSSIYLTTFSPDGRTLVTAGYDRTVRLWDVSDRSRPTPLGPPLRGFGSWVTSAVFSPDGRTLAAAGDDHMVRLYDVVDPARPKQLGPPVTADDGTIYLIAFSPDGRTLATANENRTARLWNVADPAHPVPVSAPMKGHTEQVRTLAFSPDGRTLATSGDDRTIRLWNVADPARPVSLGKPLEGHTEGMHSVAFSPDGRTLASGSVDKTIRLWDVHDPVRARQLGPALIGHDGPVWSVKFSPDGRTLASGSADSSALLWNVADPSNASQIGHNLSAGSSTVFAVGFSPDGHTLATGGDDGAVRLWSLPDRVLGGHTASVNDALFRPDGRILVTASEDRTVRVWDTSNPRLPRPLGEPLEVYEGPVGSVYATAFSPDGRVLATGGGAGTVRLWDMSDPAAPEPLGEPLPVGTRYMGEVAFSPDGRTLVTGNDDLSAQLWNVEDPAHPVRVGTPLLGHRGYINEAAFSPDGTMLATGSSDGTVRLWNVADPDHPVLVHGWDPGHSTVLTLAFSPDGRTIATAGGDKTARLWDIEDPEAPRELGSPLVGHSQNVKSARFSPDGKTLVTGSEDRTARLWDVEDRERAEPIGLSLNEHRAMVHTVAFSPDGSIVASASGDNTAYLWDLDADRALERICDATRGALPKDKWEQTIPQIPYDPPCE is encoded by the coding sequence ATGACGGACCGGAATGCGGGGACTTCGGCGGCGGGCACCGGCACTCGTGCGCTGTTCGCGGAGCGGTTCGCCCTGCTGTACGTGACGGCAGGCGACCCACCGCTGAAGCGGGTCGCCGATGCCGTGGAACGGGTCCGGCGGCTCGACGAACGGGGCAGGCCGATCCGGTCGACCGCCCAGCGCATCAGTGACTGGCGCCGGGGACGCAACGTGCCCGCCAGGTTCGCCGCCCTGTCGGTGGTGCTGGAGATCCTCATCGGTGAGGCGCGGAAGAACCAGCCGCAGCCCCCGGTCGACGGACTGTACGACTTGGCGGTGTGGCGCGCTCGGTGGGAAGAGGCGCTGACCAGCCCGCTGGCCACACCGGAGGCGCCGGTGGGCACGGGTGCGCGCGGCACCAACGGGACTCAGCCGGAGCAGAGCGCGGCGGCGGAGGAAGGCCTCTGCCCGTATCGCGGGCTGGCCGCGTTCAACGAGGGCGATTCCGGCTGGTTCTTCGGGCGTGAACGCGCCACCACCACCCTGGTGGAACGCCTCGCCACCGCGGCCGACGACGGTGGCATCACGATGCTCGTCGGCGCCTCGGGAGCGGGGAAGTCCTCGCTGCTGGGGGCGGGTCTGCTGCCTGCGCTGACCGGTGGCGCGCTGGCGGAGCAGGGTTCGTCGTCGTGGCCGGTGCGGACCATGACTCCGGGTGAGGATCCGCTGAAGTCCCTGACCGAGCTGATCCCCGAACTCAACGAGGTCCTCGCCGCCGCCGAGCGCGACGAGGCGGACGGGGGCGCCGCGAGCACGGGCGAGGAGAACTCGGACGAGGACTTCCGATTCGCGGAGTCCGTGCGCGACGCCGTCGCCGGGCACGTGCGGGACGTGGTCGGCGACGAGGCCCGGCTGGTGCTGGTGGTGGACCAGTTCGAGGAAACGTTCACGGTGTGCCGGGACGAGAACCGGCGCGCCCTGTTCGTGCGGGTCCTGCAGGCCTGCTGCACCACGGGATTCGCGGGCGGCACCTCGCCGGGGCTGGTGGTGCTGGGGTTACGGGCCGATTTCTACGCGCGGTGCCTGGACTTTCCCGAACTCGCCGACGCCTTGCAGCACCGCCAGATGGTGCTCGGCGCTATGACAGTGGCCGAACTGCGCAAGGCCATCACCGGACCGGCGAAGGCCACCGGCCTGCAGATCGAACCGGGCTTGGTCGACGTGCTGCTGCGCGACCTCGGCGTGAGCGTGGGCCGCGCCTACGGCAAACCGGCGCAGCGGGCCTACGACGCGGGTGCGCTGCCGCTGCTGTCGCACGCGTTGCTGGTGACCTGGCAGCGCAGGCAGAGCGGCAAGCTCACCATCGCCGGCTATCGCGCGGCGGGCGGCATCCAAGGAGCGGTGGCGGCCACCGCGGAACGTGCGTGGGCGGAGCTCGCCGAGGACGGGCAGGCGGCGGCACGGCAAGTGCTGCTGCGGCTGGTGCACGTCGGCGAGGACACCCAGGACACCCGCAGGCGCGCGACGTACGCGGAGATCGTCGAGCACGCCGAGCACCGGGAGGCGGCCCGGCGGGCGCTGAACGTGCTGACGACCGCCCGGTTGGTGACGCTGGACTCGGATTCCGCCGAGATCAGCCACGAGGCGCTGCTGTACGCGTGGCCCCGGTTGCGCGGCTGGATCGACCAGGACCGCGCGGGGAACCTGGCCCGGCAGCGGCTGGAGCGCGACGCGGAGGCGTGGCGCCAGGAGAACCGGGACGTGTCGCTGCTCTACCGCGGTGCCCGGTTGGAGAACGCCGGGCATTGGGCCGAACAGGTGGATCCGGCGGAGTTGTCCGCGGTCAGCCACGACTTCCTCGCCGCATCGCTGCGGCACCGGCGCCGGGTGGGCTGGTTCCAGCGGGGCACCGCGGCCGCGGTGTGCGTGTTCGCCGCGGTGGCCGCGGTGGCGGCGGTGCTGGCGGTGCGGGCGCGTGACGACGCCGAGTTCCGCCAGGTGCTGGCGCAGGCCGACCGGTTGCAGGAGGTCGATCCCTCCGCGGCGGCGAAGCTGAACCTGGTGGCCACGCGGCTGCGCCCGGACGACCCGGCGGTGGACAGCCGGGTGCTGTCCACCCAGAACTCCGCGCTGGGCACGCCGATGTTCGGGCATACGAGTTCGATCTACCTGACGACGTTCAGCCCGGACGGCCGGACGCTCGTCACCGCCGGATACGACCGGACCGTGCGGTTGTGGGACGTGTCCGACCGGAGCAGGCCGACGCCGCTGGGACCGCCGCTGCGGGGTTTCGGCAGCTGGGTGACCTCGGCCGTGTTCAGCCCCGACGGGCGCACCTTGGCAGCGGCGGGCGACGACCACATGGTCCGGCTCTACGACGTGGTCGACCCCGCTCGGCCGAAGCAACTCGGTCCGCCGGTCACCGCCGACGACGGCACGATCTACCTGATCGCGTTCAGCCCGGACGGCCGCACGTTGGCCACGGCGAACGAGAACCGGACGGCGCGGCTGTGGAACGTCGCCGACCCGGCGCATCCCGTCCCGGTGAGCGCCCCGATGAAGGGGCACACCGAGCAGGTGCGGACCTTGGCGTTCAGCCCGGACGGACGCACCTTGGCGACCAGCGGTGACGATCGGACCATCCGGTTGTGGAACGTGGCCGATCCGGCCCGGCCGGTTTCGCTCGGGAAGCCGTTGGAGGGGCACACCGAAGGCATGCACTCGGTGGCGTTCAGCCCGGACGGCCGAACGCTGGCATCCGGCAGCGTGGACAAGACGATTCGGTTGTGGGACGTGCACGACCCGGTGCGCGCGCGGCAACTCGGACCCGCCCTCATCGGGCACGACGGGCCGGTGTGGTCGGTGAAGTTCAGCCCGGACGGGCGGACGCTGGCCTCCGGTAGCGCGGACAGCTCCGCGTTGCTGTGGAACGTGGCGGACCCGTCGAACGCGAGTCAGATCGGGCACAACCTCAGCGCGGGCAGCAGCACGGTGTTCGCGGTCGGCTTCAGCCCGGACGGGCACACCCTGGCCACCGGCGGCGACGACGGTGCCGTGCGGTTGTGGTCGTTGCCGGATCGGGTTCTCGGCGGGCACACCGCGAGCGTCAACGACGCGTTGTTCCGGCCGGACGGGCGGATCCTGGTCACCGCCAGCGAGGACCGGACGGTGCGGGTGTGGGACACCTCGAATCCGCGGTTGCCGCGGCCGCTGGGCGAACCGCTGGAGGTCTACGAGGGGCCGGTCGGGTCGGTGTACGCGACGGCGTTCAGCCCGGACGGCCGAGTGCTGGCCACCGGCGGTGGGGCCGGAACGGTGCGGTTGTGGGACATGAGCGATCCGGCGGCGCCTGAACCGCTCGGCGAGCCGCTGCCGGTCGGTACCCGGTACATGGGCGAAGTGGCGTTCAGCCCGGACGGGCGGACGCTGGTCACCGGCAACGACGACCTCAGCGCTCAGTTGTGGAACGTCGAGGACCCGGCGCACCCGGTGCGGGTGGGCACGCCGCTGCTCGGGCATCGCGGCTACATCAACGAGGCGGCGTTCAGCCCGGACGGCACGATGTTGGCGACCGGCAGCAGCGACGGCACGGTCCGGCTGTGGAACGTCGCCGACCCGGACCACCCCGTGCTCGTGCACGGATGGGATCCGGGGCACTCGACGGTGCTCACCTTGGCGTTCAGCCCGGACGGGCGGACCATCGCCACCGCGGGCGGTGACAAGACGGCGCGGTTGTGGGACATCGAGGACCCGGAGGCCCCGAGGGAGCTCGGTTCGCCGCTGGTCGGGCACTCCCAGAACGTCAAGTCGGCCAGGTTCAGCCCGGACGGCAAGACGTTGGTGACCGGCAGCGAGGACCGCACGGCCCGGTTGTGGGACGTCGAGGACCGGGAGCGGGCAGAGCCGATCGGGCTCTCCCTCAACGAGCACCGGGCGATGGTGCACACCGTGGCCTTCAGTCCGGACGGGAGCATCGTGGCCTCGGCCAGCGGGGACAACACCGCCTACCTGTGGGACCTGGACGCCGATCGGGCGCTGGAGCGGATCTGCGACGCCACGCGCGGGGCGCTGCCGAAGGACAAGTGGGAGCAGACGATCCCGCAGATCCCGTACGACCCGCCGTGCGAGTGA
- a CDS encoding RimK family alpha-L-glutamate ligase gives MTEGADDFAHPFGPAPGPATADFRPGPLLLQGQDYFFRSEDTSLDFQERVHRADLVNDGDGDPIPCVLVLARAADMEMNELSLALAERGIRLVRIDADRCLDIALTVYTDTPLIEFERWLLRPIVVWRRHFDITALPVDPTTVHGAYVREQWRAVSNWLSCRADWEQINPVRSSAHLDRLTQLRDATSFGFRVPRTAVTTLPGRSRPGGGRCIVKTAGHHMLEPEPGALRGLFPRPLDIRHSAEAREPAPVLVQQYVDAEHEIRAFVVGDEVIAYRVDKLDPAQLWVDPDSVIVERIEPPPGLVTRLLALCRFWRLHVAAIDLLATGSEHEFLEVNVNCDWRWFEHRAQDDAVSTAVHGWVAERFDHLAASAAAPRWDR, from the coding sequence ATGACCGAGGGGGCGGACGACTTCGCGCACCCGTTCGGTCCCGCTCCTGGACCGGCCACGGCTGATTTCCGTCCGGGGCCGCTGCTGCTGCAGGGGCAGGACTACTTCTTCCGCTCCGAGGACACCAGCCTTGACTTCCAGGAGCGCGTGCACCGCGCCGACCTGGTCAACGATGGCGACGGTGATCCGATCCCGTGCGTGCTGGTGCTGGCACGGGCCGCGGACATGGAGATGAACGAGCTGTCGCTCGCCTTGGCGGAGCGCGGCATCCGGCTGGTGCGCATCGACGCCGACCGCTGCCTGGACATCGCGCTCACCGTCTACACCGACACACCGCTGATCGAGTTCGAGCGCTGGCTGCTGCGGCCGATCGTGGTGTGGCGGCGGCATTTCGACATCACTGCGCTCCCGGTCGACCCGACGACGGTGCACGGCGCCTACGTCCGTGAGCAGTGGCGCGCGGTCTCGAACTGGCTGTCCTGCCGGGCCGACTGGGAGCAGATCAACCCGGTGCGTTCCAGCGCGCACCTGGATCGGCTCACCCAGCTCCGGGACGCCACCTCGTTCGGTTTCCGGGTGCCGCGAACCGCGGTGACGACCTTGCCGGGCCGCAGCCGTCCGGGCGGTGGCCGCTGCATCGTCAAGACCGCCGGACACCACATGCTGGAGCCGGAACCCGGCGCGTTGCGCGGTCTTTTCCCGCGCCCGCTGGACATTCGGCACTCCGCTGAGGCGAGGGAGCCGGCTCCGGTGCTGGTGCAGCAGTACGTGGACGCCGAACACGAGATCCGCGCGTTCGTGGTGGGTGACGAGGTTATCGCCTACCGGGTGGACAAGCTCGATCCGGCGCAGCTGTGGGTCGATCCGGATTCGGTGATCGTGGAACGCATCGAACCGCCCCCGGGACTGGTGACGCGGTTATTGGCGTTGTGCCGGTTCTGGCGGCTGCACGTGGCCGCGATCGACCTGTTGGCGACCGGCTCTGAACACGAGTTCCTGGAGGTCAACGTGAACTGCGATTGGCGCTGGTTCGAGCACCGCGCGCAGGACGACGCGGTCTCCACGGCAGTGCACGGTTGGGTCGCGGAGCGGTTCGACCACCTCGCCGCATCCGCCGCGGCACCGAGGTGGGATCGATGA
- a CDS encoding NAD(P)/FAD-dependent oxidoreductase, with protein MAGKSEPTRILILGGGYVGMYTALQLQSKLGRREASVTVVDPQPHMTYQPFLPEAAAGSVEPRHVVAPLRRVLKRCHVITAGVTEIKHADQVVTIENPQTGPEELAYDVLVVALGSVSRLLPIPGLAEQGISLKTVGEAIYLRNHVLAKMDAAANTSDEELRKRLLTFTFVGGGFAGAEALAELEDMARYATRYYESIKPEDMRWVLVEAAGRVMPEVSEKMGVYVVKALEERGIQVYLNTFLKSVEGGHAMLSDGTEFDTDTLVWNAGVKANPVLKNSDLPLDERGRVKATSHLQVEGLPSVWAAGDCSAVPDLSKVDDDPNATCAPSAQHAVRQANQLGKNLLASLRNKPTKEYRHAYAGSVAGLGLYKGVADVYGFKAKGFIAWFMHRTYHVSRMPTFNRKMRIVIDWTLAFLFKREAVSMGQIQDPKADFERAAAS; from the coding sequence ATGGCTGGTAAATCCGAACCCACCCGGATTCTCATCCTCGGCGGCGGCTATGTAGGCATGTACACGGCGCTTCAGCTTCAGTCGAAGCTGGGGCGGCGCGAAGCCTCCGTCACCGTGGTCGACCCTCAGCCGCACATGACCTACCAGCCCTTCCTACCGGAAGCGGCCGCGGGCTCGGTCGAGCCTCGCCACGTGGTAGCGCCACTGCGACGAGTCCTGAAGCGGTGCCATGTGATCACCGCCGGTGTCACTGAGATCAAGCACGCCGATCAGGTCGTGACGATCGAGAACCCGCAGACAGGCCCAGAAGAGCTCGCCTACGACGTCCTCGTCGTGGCGCTCGGCTCGGTGTCCCGACTTCTGCCCATCCCCGGCCTGGCGGAACAAGGCATCAGCCTCAAAACCGTCGGTGAGGCCATCTACCTGCGCAACCACGTGCTGGCGAAGATGGACGCCGCGGCCAACACCTCCGACGAGGAGCTGCGCAAGCGGCTGCTCACCTTCACCTTCGTCGGCGGCGGCTTCGCCGGTGCCGAGGCGTTGGCGGAGCTGGAGGACATGGCCCGCTACGCCACTCGCTACTACGAGTCCATCAAGCCGGAAGACATGCGATGGGTCCTCGTTGAAGCCGCTGGGCGCGTGATGCCCGAGGTCAGCGAGAAGATGGGCGTCTACGTCGTCAAGGCCCTCGAAGAGCGCGGAATTCAGGTCTACCTGAACACCTTCCTGAAGTCCGTCGAAGGCGGGCACGCCATGCTCTCCGACGGAACCGAGTTCGACACCGACACTCTGGTGTGGAACGCCGGCGTCAAGGCGAACCCGGTGCTCAAGAACTCCGACCTGCCGCTCGACGAGCGCGGCCGGGTCAAGGCCACCTCGCACCTCCAGGTCGAAGGCCTGCCGAGCGTGTGGGCCGCCGGTGACTGCTCCGCGGTCCCGGACCTGTCGAAGGTCGACGACGACCCGAACGCGACCTGCGCCCCGTCCGCGCAGCACGCGGTTCGCCAGGCCAACCAGCTGGGCAAGAACCTGCTGGCCAGCCTGCGCAACAAGCCCACCAAGGAGTACCGCCACGCCTACGCCGGTTCGGTGGCGGGCCTCGGGCTCTACAAGGGTGTCGCCGACGTCTACGGCTTCAAGGCCAAGGGCTTCATCGCGTGGTTCATGCACCGCACGTACCACGTGAGCCGGATGCCCACCTTCAACCGCAAGATGCGGATCGTCATCGACTGGACGCTGGCGTTCCTGTTCAAGCGGGAAGCCGTGTCGATGGGTCAGATCCAGGACCCGAAGGCCGACTTCGAACGGGCAGCCGCTAGCTGA
- a CDS encoding type II toxin-antitoxin system VapC family toxin translates to MGGPRIAAGGTLILDGSAVADLAAGGARVRGHLEIVRERRARVVISAVTLAEVLRGDAAGVALDEVLARIAVLPVTSEIARLAGKCSARGPGDQAEQSRPDADERTESTVDAIVAATALRCARPVVLLTAVPEVMRRLFAGLALLGEAEPSEMSEAAKVQAGEEILMDERGGGGVLRGGRPRVAIAEV, encoded by the coding sequence ATGGGCGGACCGCGAATAGCGGCGGGCGGAACGCTGATCTTGGACGGATCCGCGGTGGCCGACCTCGCCGCGGGTGGTGCACGAGTCCGCGGGCATCTGGAGATCGTTCGCGAGCGCCGAGCGCGAGTGGTCATCAGCGCGGTGACGCTCGCCGAAGTGTTGCGCGGGGATGCGGCCGGGGTGGCGCTCGACGAGGTGCTCGCTCGGATCGCGGTGCTGCCCGTGACTTCGGAGATCGCTCGCCTCGCGGGAAAGTGCTCGGCTCGCGGACCAGGTGATCAGGCCGAACAGTCACGTCCCGATGCGGACGAGCGGACCGAGTCCACAGTGGACGCAATCGTTGCGGCGACCGCGCTGAGGTGCGCCCGTCCGGTTGTGCTGCTCACCGCAGTGCCCGAGGTGATGCGCCGCCTGTTCGCGGGCCTTGCGCTGCTCGGGGAGGCCGAGCCGTCGGAGATGTCGGAGGCCGCGAAAGTGCAGGCAGGGGAGGAGATTTTGATGGACGAACGCGGCGGCGGGGGAGTCCTGCGTGGGGGTCGGCCACGGGTGGCCATCGCGGAGGTGTGA
- a CDS encoding type VII secretion target, producing MGFTADPKSIGDFAGGLGERVSDANKAVDYVEEWISFGYSEGRMFVTAVEAAEDAKAALAANYRKLAELQRTASSEVDKAAQFYRDTDSDQAERLDRSYE from the coding sequence ATGGGTTTCACCGCAGATCCGAAGAGCATCGGTGACTTCGCCGGCGGTCTTGGTGAACGCGTCAGCGACGCCAACAAGGCCGTCGACTACGTCGAGGAGTGGATCAGTTTCGGCTACTCCGAGGGGCGCATGTTCGTCACGGCGGTCGAGGCGGCAGAGGACGCGAAGGCGGCCTTGGCCGCCAACTACCGGAAGTTGGCGGAATTGCAGCGAACCGCGTCCTCCGAGGTGGACAAGGCCGCGCAGTTCTACCGGGACACCGACAGCGACCAAGCCGAGCGGCTCGACCGCTCCTACGAATGA
- a CDS encoding uracil-DNA glycosylase: MTELYVPEPARRRGFCDGERVIPELIDDPVTDPAAAARGARDLGDLDGAVPHCAACPRLVEWRERVAREKRAAFRGDTYWGRPVPGFGPPDAAIAIVGLAPAAHGANRTGRMFTGDPSGDVLYQALYDAGLASQPHAHRLGDGLSLRGTRITAPVRCAPPENKPTPAERDTCRPWLARELLLLRETVRVVLVLGGFGWQAVLPVLGAAAWQVPAPRPKFGHAAQVVLPATDGGRDLHLLGCYHVSQRNVQTKLMTPAMLRTVLEQAKDLAGLG, encoded by the coding sequence ATGACCGAACTCTACGTGCCGGAACCCGCGCGCCGACGCGGATTCTGCGACGGTGAACGCGTGATCCCCGAGCTGATCGACGACCCCGTCACCGACCCCGCCGCCGCGGCGCGCGGTGCCCGTGACCTCGGAGACCTGGACGGCGCGGTGCCGCACTGCGCGGCGTGCCCGCGGCTGGTCGAGTGGCGCGAGCGGGTCGCACGGGAGAAGCGGGCGGCGTTCCGCGGCGACACCTACTGGGGCCGGCCGGTCCCCGGTTTCGGCCCGCCGGACGCGGCGATCGCGATCGTCGGTCTCGCTCCCGCCGCGCACGGCGCGAACCGGACCGGCCGGATGTTCACCGGTGATCCTTCCGGTGACGTGCTCTACCAGGCCCTCTACGACGCCGGCCTCGCCTCGCAACCGCACGCGCACCGGCTCGGCGACGGATTGTCCTTGCGCGGCACCAGGATCACCGCACCGGTCCGGTGCGCCCCACCGGAGAACAAGCCGACTCCCGCCGAGCGCGACACGTGCCGCCCGTGGCTGGCCCGCGAACTCCTGCTGCTGCGCGAGACCGTGCGGGTGGTGCTGGTGCTCGGCGGTTTCGGCTGGCAGGCTGTGCTGCCGGTGCTGGGGGCGGCGGCGTGGCAGGTGCCCGCGCCGCGTCCCAAGTTCGGGCACGCCGCCCAGGTCGTCCTCCCCGCCACCGACGGCGGGCGAGATCTCCACCTGCTCGGCTGTTACCACGTCAGCCAGCGCAACGTGCAGACCAAGCTGATGACGCCGGCGATGCTGCGCACCGTCCTGGAACAGGCGAAAGACCTGGCGGGGCTCGGCTGA